In Malus sylvestris chromosome 16, drMalSylv7.2, whole genome shotgun sequence, the following are encoded in one genomic region:
- the LOC126609180 gene encoding cellulose synthase-like protein G2: MPLLIYVSREKIPSQPHHFKVGALNVLVLWKGYDGLGGPCVCGTGYYIKRVSLCESSISEAGDAMKLRQCFGPSNEFIKSLRQINKPDHMFIQRNNAQPNETQLLASCAYEDGTKWGKEVGFLYGSVVEDYFTGFHLHGKGWISVYCDPKRPQFLGSGTTNLDEFLVQGTRWSSGLVDVAISKFSTLIYGPFKTPTFLHSMCYAELTLFPIFYFLSLWGFATIPQLCLLNGIPLYPQRIWMMKSVTSHLYGSVDAFMKKLGMREASFFPTNKVNDVEQLKRYNWGVFDFQTSLLFLAPMVALVILNMAWHRLLWVKRLIAKRLLKHSFLKSYRGGYYLMKNLLLGLPSIEERFKKIKDLGRFMSKKEEKEEEDDEGSRCENGKVWWGGIVTQLSSPSGDWEDEGHMGACNGSVGEPSNINKGAVEGEALPMVGEESETGGDIG, translated from the exons ATGCCTCTTCTTATTTATGTTTCTCGTGAAAAAATACCTTCTCAACCTCATCATTTCAAGGTCGGAGCACTCAATGTTCTT GTGCTATGGAAAGGTTATGATGGGCTTGGAGGGCCATGCGTGTGTGGTACTGGCTACTACATCAAGAGGGTATCTTTATGTGAAAGTTCCATTAGTGAAG CCGGGGATGCAATGAAACTCAGACAATGTTTTGGTCCATCCAATGAGTTCATCAAATCCCTCCGCCAAATCAACAAGCCTGATCATATGTTCATCCAGAGAAATAATGCACAGCCAAATGAAACCCAACTACTAGCCTCTTGTGCTTATGAAGATGGCACCAAATGGGGTAAAGAG GTTGGTTTCTTATACGGTTCAGTTGTGGAAGATTACTTCACAGGGTTTCATTTGCATGGCAAAGGTTGGATTTCAGTGTATTGTGATCCAAAAAGGCCACAGTTCTTGGGCAGTGGCACCACCAATTTGGATGAGTTTTTGGTCCAAGGGACAAGATGGTCCTCTGGCTTGGTTGATGTTGCTATCTCCAAGTTTAGTACTCTTATATATGGCCCTTTCAAAACGCCCACTTTTCTTCACAGCATGTGTTATGCAGAACTTACCCTTTTCCCCATTTTCTATTTCTTGTCGCTCTGGGGCTTTGCTACCATTCCTCAACTCTGCCTACTCAATGGCATTCCTTTATACCCTCAG AGGATATGGATGATGAAGTCAGTCACATCCCATTTATATGGTAGTGTGGATGCTTTCATGAAGAAACTTGGTATGAGAGAAGCCAGTTTTTTTCCAACGAATAAAGTCAATGACGTTGAACAACTCAAGCGTTACAATTGGGGAGTATTTGATTTCCAAACATCACTACTATTTCTTGCTCCAATGGTTGCCCTAGTCATCTTGAACATGGCATGGCATCGTTTGCTGTGG GTGAAGAGGCTGATTGCGAAGAGGCTGTTGAAGCACTCTTTTTTAAAGAGCTACAGGGGAGGATATTATCTGATGAAGAATTTGCTTTTGGGTTTGCCGAGCATTGAGGAGAGGTTCAAGAAAATTAAGGATTTAGGTCGCTTTATGAGcaagaaagaggaaaaggaagaggaagatgatGAGGGGAGTCG TTGTGAAAATGGTAAGGTTTGGTGGGGAGGAATCGTCACTCAACTGAGTTCACCAAGTGGAGATTGGGAGGACGAGGGCCATATGGGTGCTTGTAATGGGAGTGTGGGTGAGCCGAGTAATATCAACAAAGGAGCAGTTGAAGGGGAAGCTTTACCCATGGTGGGTGAGGAGAGTGAGACTGGGGGTGATATAGGATGA